The Polyangium mundeleinium genome contains the following window.
CTGCGCATGCTCTCGAGCGCCTGCGCGGGCCTGCACGCCGCACACGAGATGCGCGACGACGAGGGCCGCCCGCTCGGCCTCGTGCACCGCGACGTGAACCCTGCGAACGTCATGGTCTCGTACGACGGGATCGTGAAGATCGTCGACTTCGGCGTCGCGAAGGCCACGGCGAGCGTCACCATCACGCGCGTGCCCGGCATGCTGAAGGGCAAAGCGCACTACATGTCGCCCGAGCAGATCCGCGGCGAGCGGCTCGATCGGCGCTCCGACCTCTTCTCGCTCGGGATCCTCATGTACGTGATGATCACTGGGCGTCACCCGTTCAAGGCGAGCACGGACAAGCAGACGATGGACAACATCGTCGGCACCGAGCCCGTCCCGATCCGCGATCTCGTCCCCTCGGTGCGCCCGGACCTCGAGGCCGTCGTGATGCGCGCGCTCGCGAAGCGCGTCGAGGATCGCTGGGTCGACTGCGCCGAGATGCAACGCGCGCTCGATCAGATCACGAACGCCATCGGCGCGGCCGTGACGGACGGCGACCTTTCTTCGTTTGTGCGCCAACTGATGGGCGAACGATCGTCGCAGCGCCGCGCGGAGATCGCCGCCGCGATCCAGGCTGCGGACGCGCGCGGGGTCGAAGCCGCGGAAGCGCCTGCATCGCGGAGGGCCGACGGGTCTATGTCACGTCGTCGCGGCGGCACGCCGTCGTCGCGTGGCGCTTCGCTCGAAGGCATCATCCCGATCGCGCTCGACGGCGGGGGTGCCGCGCCTCCGCCGCCTCCGGCGATCGTCGTCCCCAGCGTGCCGCCTCCCCCGCCATCTGCGCCGGCAGCGCTCGTCACGTCGAAGCGCAAGCCGTCCGTTTGGCCGTGGCTCGTGCTCGTGCTCGTCGGCGCGCTCGGCGGCGCGGGCGCGGCGCTTCGCATGGGCCATCTGCCCGCGGCCGAGCCGCTCGTCCCGCCGGCCCTTCGCTGGCTCCTGCCTCCGCCCAAGGCCGAGGCCACGCATGCCCCCACGCCTCCTCCGCCGCCTGCGAGCGTCGCGCCTGCGCCGAGCGCTGCACCTCCCGCGAGCGCCGCTCCTTCCGCGACCGCGCCGAGCGAGGACACACTCGCCCTCGATGCAAGCGCGCCGAGCGACGCGGGGACACCAGGCGACGCGGGCAGCGATGCAGGGACCGACGCAGGGACCGACGCAGGCGACGCGGGCTCCGACGTGCTCGACGGCGGCT
Protein-coding sequences here:
- a CDS encoding serine/threonine protein kinase, whose protein sequence is MLHNRDLKPGVTLGRYEILMPVAQGGMAAVWAARMVGSRGFQKIVAIKTMLPGLSEDPEFEAMFLDEARLAARIRHPHVAEILDLGDENGVLYIVMEWINGESLFVINRNAKDQGGFPLPLLLRMLSSACAGLHAAHEMRDDEGRPLGLVHRDVNPANVMVSYDGIVKIVDFGVAKATASVTITRVPGMLKGKAHYMSPEQIRGERLDRRSDLFSLGILMYVMITGRHPFKASTDKQTMDNIVGTEPVPIRDLVPSVRPDLEAVVMRALAKRVEDRWVDCAEMQRALDQITNAIGAAVTDGDLSSFVRQLMGERSSQRRAEIAAAIQAADARGVEAAEAPASRRADGSMSRRRGGTPSSRGASLEGIIPIALDGGGAAPPPPPAIVVPSVPPPPPSAPAALVTSKRKPSVWPWLVLVLVGALGGAGAALRMGHLPAAEPLVPPALRWLLPPPKAEATHAPTPPPPPASVAPAPSAAPPASAAPSATAPSEDTLALDASAPSDAGTPGDAGSDAGTDAGTDAGDAGSDVLDGGLPDGGGYRFLPPNPGGGWKRIDGLWYPPPWWRPPSRLPGGATTAAPTGGAPKVDTNDPYGE